The proteins below come from a single Methanothrix thermoacetophila PT genomic window:
- a CDS encoding vWA domain-containing protein: MTADQHLSRDVISPSEISTVTITLRGGEIPCASPVDVVLSIDSSGSMTTSDPGDLRKSAAKEFVTGLDLSMDRVGVVSWNTSAISWPLTNNTKDIESAIDSTGADGNTCLDTGLKSAIDLLSECSGSKVIVLLTDGISTDGGHYTPPGVPGSPVDEARSKGILVFTIGLGPDADARNLTEIAHSTGGEFYSAPDANALAGIYKRIRSSITGIVAKDVTVTYVLPSSMNVNLSPYSGSQPVATVRNEGDSTVLTWRMGTIQANQSRMLSFDVSSPDPGTFILGSAPDTAVSYTGCDNLRSAVAIPPATLKVSPPGAFGLEGSGIGGSNRSVVQNISVLSVSKEVLPNGNAPCPDCPMLKITLDAPEKSCSADILFVIDKSGSMRDLDKSGLKNYEIMQAALYEMLNMASNTPELRNARIAIVSWDDLDGTDEDRITTLDPQWLAVGDPRIKATIQQYNEETCKETDLTFYETGLQKAMQIMHSRILSQANDPLSCDTRRFIIFITCRSEFKGITPSSVLYTIPRNNTLIRGGFEGIFPFYIGKDLSEYPLEQQNLTLIAQYGDPMQRGAVRPESLTAENLISRVLERMNGCGQGAWVINVTLTETLYPYLKYTGADPLPSAVTYNRDGSTTLRWNIGTLNSGERWSATIDTSVQLKLPVDVTESRSGFGGNISSSTPYSRVDFDWPALSCAAPLRRHYELPLAEGRMWITCGAPCQASAATEQSTQVRKEASEAEVPLESPPRAQPGFEGVLGVLSLITGYLCIRRS; this comes from the coding sequence GTGACTGCTGACCAGCACCTGAGCAGGGATGTCATCTCTCCCTCTGAGATCAGCACTGTGACCATAACACTTAGGGGAGGTGAGATACCCTGCGCCAGTCCGGTAGATGTCGTTCTCTCGATAGACAGCTCTGGCAGCATGACCACAAGCGACCCTGGAGATTTGAGGAAGTCCGCTGCCAAGGAGTTCGTCACCGGCCTTGATCTGAGCATGGACAGGGTCGGCGTGGTCAGCTGGAATACGTCAGCGATATCCTGGCCGCTAACGAACAATACTAAAGACATCGAATCCGCTATAGACAGCACAGGTGCCGACGGAAACACATGTCTGGATACTGGATTGAAGAGCGCGATCGATCTGCTCTCTGAGTGCAGCGGATCGAAGGTGATAGTACTTCTCACAGATGGCATCAGCACAGATGGTGGTCATTACACGCCTCCCGGCGTTCCAGGATCTCCAGTGGATGAGGCAAGATCAAAAGGGATATTGGTATTCACCATCGGTCTCGGTCCTGATGCTGACGCGAGAAACCTCACGGAGATAGCGCACAGCACCGGCGGGGAGTTCTACAGCGCCCCTGATGCGAACGCTCTGGCCGGCATATACAAGAGGATCAGGAGCAGCATCACAGGCATCGTGGCGAAGGATGTGACTGTGACATATGTGCTGCCATCATCTATGAATGTGAACCTCTCTCCATACAGTGGATCTCAGCCTGTGGCAACCGTGAGAAATGAGGGCGACTCGACCGTTCTGACCTGGCGGATGGGGACGATTCAGGCCAACCAGAGCAGGATGCTCTCGTTCGATGTGAGCTCACCGGATCCGGGCACGTTCATCCTGGGATCTGCTCCCGATACAGCGGTCAGCTACACCGGCTGCGATAACCTACGCTCAGCGGTTGCGATCCCTCCCGCAACTCTGAAGGTCAGCCCGCCCGGCGCGTTCGGCCTGGAGGGCAGCGGCATCGGCGGAAGCAATAGATCTGTCGTACAGAACATCAGCGTGCTGAGCGTGAGCAAGGAGGTTCTGCCAAATGGAAACGCTCCCTGTCCTGATTGCCCAATGCTGAAGATAACGCTTGATGCGCCTGAGAAATCATGCAGCGCGGATATCCTGTTTGTCATAGACAAATCCGGGAGCATGCGGGATCTCGATAAGAGCGGCCTTAAGAACTACGAGATCATGCAAGCTGCGCTTTATGAAATGCTCAATATGGCATCGAACACTCCTGAGCTCAGGAATGCGAGGATCGCCATCGTGAGCTGGGACGACTTGGATGGTACTGATGAGGACAGGATTACAACACTTGATCCACAGTGGCTGGCGGTTGGAGATCCAAGAATAAAGGCGACGATCCAGCAGTACAACGAAGAGACATGCAAGGAGACCGATCTGACGTTCTACGAGACGGGGCTGCAGAAAGCGATGCAGATCATGCACAGCCGCATACTCTCGCAGGCGAACGATCCTCTCAGCTGCGATACGCGGAGGTTCATAATATTCATAACGTGCCGCAGCGAGTTCAAGGGTATAACACCATCCAGCGTGCTCTACACGATCCCAAGGAATAACACACTGATCCGCGGAGGATTCGAGGGCATCTTCCCGTTCTACATCGGCAAGGATCTGAGTGAGTATCCTCTGGAGCAACAAAACCTGACACTCATTGCGCAGTACGGCGATCCCATGCAGCGCGGTGCAGTGAGACCTGAGAGCCTCACAGCCGAGAATCTGATATCCAGAGTACTGGAGAGAATGAATGGCTGTGGCCAGGGAGCATGGGTCATCAACGTCACTCTCACCGAGACGCTCTACCCGTATCTCAAATACACTGGCGCGGATCCTCTTCCCTCTGCGGTCACATATAACAGAGATGGATCGACGACGCTCAGATGGAACATCGGAACCCTGAACTCCGGAGAGCGGTGGAGCGCCACAATCGACACATCAGTACAGCTGAAGCTGCCTGTGGATGTGACAGAGAGCAGATCCGGCTTCGGCGGCAACATCAGCTCCAGCACGCCATACTCCAGAGTCGATTTCGACTGGCCGGCATTATCATGCGCGGCGCCGCTAAGGAGGCACTACGAGCTGCCTCTCGCAGAGGGCAGGATGTGGATAACCTGTGGCGCGCCATGCCAGGCATCAGCAGCAACCGAACAGAGTACACAGGTGAGAAAAGAGGCCAGCGAGGCAGAGGTACCGTTAGAGAGTCCGCCCAGGGCACAGCCTGGATTCGAGGGGGTGCTGGGTGTGCTCTCCCTGATAACAGGTTATCTCTGCATCAGACGTTCATGA
- a CDS encoding ABC transporter substrate binding protein — protein MRLHLLFAVLLILLITAGGAPAKEVLLLNSYNPGMSWTDDVIGGVRLRLAIDAPNANLTVEYMDTKKVLLNESRMEFLKRLYSERYGERKFDVIISSDDDAFRFLLTNRDELFPGVPVVFCGVKDFRPEMLSNVSGFTGVLLNVSIEDTIDLMLRLHPDTNKIVVVNDNTTTGMANRRILEGVIPKFNITFDVLDNVTVDELRENVSRLGPGVLVLLLTFNRDRAGEVFTYEESAEILRQVSRVPVYGVWEMCLGHGIVGGYLSSGDAQGMKAAEIAARILHGADPESIPIVSHSPNVYMFDMLELRRFNISRGSLPAESEIINRPYHDRADLSHMNLSWHDLSGASLNQTYLNGSDLSNANLTGAYLRYSMIYDANLSLADLSGADIEGADIHNTDLREARLRGAKLIGVDLTRSDLSRADLTGAHMEIARLSGALLTGTMMDGADLNGTKMDGCNLSGAYVRSAFVYRANLRDANLSGANMSGSDLSGVDLTRAALIYSDLRNASMQDSVIRDANLTGSQLTGAIMMQSNISGANLSFTDLSNTDMRRCCMLFTDLVGARLNNARLDSSMLFRANLSRASLVSASLQGVDLSGSDLSEADLRGADMTNAKLTETVLEGADMSGARLLGADLTQARMHDLILTRANMLGARANWVDLSGARLSRALLTRAELFGADLSGTDLSGADLVKAYALRANLSGADLTDAKLDDADFSGAILRGAKMPELVIRSVNFGQADLSDADMSGCRFEALYVSNAVMRSANMRNAIFRGVMFENCDLSMADLKRIKATGVYLTNTSLSGADLRDSELYSVGFTNVDLRGARLDGIRYDRPTLESLAQQNLDGVSMSDDLRRDIERVRNEAS, from the coding sequence ATGAGGTTACATCTCCTGTTTGCTGTTCTTCTCATACTGCTCATAACAGCGGGTGGTGCACCTGCGAAAGAGGTGCTTCTTCTCAACTCCTACAATCCGGGGATGTCCTGGACAGATGATGTGATCGGCGGTGTGCGCCTCAGACTGGCGATCGACGCTCCGAATGCGAATCTCACTGTGGAGTACATGGACACAAAAAAGGTGCTGCTGAACGAGTCCAGAATGGAGTTTCTGAAGAGGCTGTACTCCGAGAGATATGGTGAAAGAAAATTCGATGTGATCATATCTTCAGACGATGACGCGTTCAGGTTTCTTCTGACAAACAGAGATGAGCTGTTCCCCGGAGTTCCTGTGGTCTTCTGCGGTGTGAAGGACTTCAGGCCTGAAATGCTGAGCAATGTCAGTGGATTCACAGGAGTTCTCCTTAACGTGAGCATCGAGGATACGATCGACCTCATGCTCAGGCTTCATCCAGATACGAACAAGATAGTGGTTGTGAACGACAACACCACCACAGGGATGGCAAACAGGAGGATACTCGAGGGCGTCATTCCGAAGTTCAACATCACATTTGATGTTCTTGATAATGTGACTGTGGATGAGCTGCGTGAGAATGTATCCAGGCTTGGCCCTGGTGTGCTCGTCCTCCTACTGACATTCAACAGAGACCGCGCTGGAGAGGTATTCACGTATGAGGAGAGCGCTGAGATTCTCAGGCAGGTCAGCCGCGTCCCTGTCTACGGCGTGTGGGAGATGTGCCTGGGGCATGGAATAGTCGGAGGATATCTCAGCAGCGGAGATGCGCAGGGAATGAAGGCCGCCGAGATCGCGGCGCGCATCCTCCACGGCGCGGATCCAGAGAGCATACCTATCGTCAGCCACAGCCCGAATGTATACATGTTCGATATGCTCGAGCTCCGCAGATTCAACATCTCCCGCGGATCTCTCCCCGCGGAGAGCGAGATAATAAACCGGCCGTATCATGACAGGGCTGATCTGAGCCACATGAACCTCAGCTGGCACGACCTGAGTGGTGCGAGCCTGAACCAGACGTACCTGAACGGCTCTGACCTGAGCAACGCCAATCTTACAGGCGCCTATCTGAGGTACAGCATGATCTACGATGCGAACCTGAGTCTCGCAGACCTCTCCGGTGCAGACATTGAGGGCGCTGATATCCATAACACAGATCTACGCGAGGCCAGGCTGAGAGGCGCAAAGCTCATCGGTGTGGACCTGACCAGAAGCGATCTCAGCCGCGCGGATCTCACAGGAGCTCACATGGAGATCGCCAGGCTCAGCGGCGCGTTGCTGACTGGCACGATGATGGACGGAGCGGATCTGAATGGCACCAAGATGGACGGATGTAATCTGAGCGGAGCGTATGTCAGGAGCGCATTCGTCTACCGTGCCAATCTCAGAGACGCGAATCTCTCAGGAGCGAACATGAGCGGCTCGGATCTCTCGGGCGTGGATCTCACACGCGCAGCTCTCATCTACTCAGACCTGAGAAACGCATCGATGCAGGACTCTGTAATCAGAGATGCGAATCTGACCGGTTCACAGCTTACAGGCGCCATTATGATGCAATCAAACATCTCAGGCGCGAACCTCTCATTCACGGATCTCTCAAACACTGATATGAGAAGATGCTGTATGCTATTTACAGATCTCGTAGGCGCGAGGTTGAACAACGCCAGGCTCGACTCGTCCATGCTCTTCAGGGCAAACCTCTCCCGGGCATCTCTGGTCTCCGCCAGCCTGCAGGGGGTGGATCTATCAGGATCGGATCTCTCGGAGGCGGATCTGAGGGGTGCTGACATGACAAATGCAAAGTTGACGGAGACCGTGCTGGAGGGTGCGGATATGAGCGGCGCCAGGCTCCTCGGCGCGGATCTGACCCAGGCGAGGATGCATGATTTGATCTTAACAAGAGCAAACATGCTCGGCGCCAGGGCGAACTGGGTGGATCTGAGCGGCGCCAGATTATCGAGAGCTCTGCTCACGAGAGCCGAGCTGTTCGGTGCGGATCTTAGCGGCACGGATCTGAGCGGTGCGGATCTCGTAAAGGCATATGCCCTGAGGGCAAACCTCTCGGGCGCGGACCTCACAGATGCAAAGCTAGATGACGCAGACTTCAGCGGGGCGATTCTCAGAGGTGCGAAAATGCCGGAGCTCGTGATTCGCAGCGTCAACTTCGGGCAGGCGGATCTCAGCGATGCCGATATGTCAGGATGCCGTTTTGAGGCGCTCTACGTATCAAACGCTGTGATGAGATCTGCGAATATGAGAAATGCCATTTTCAGAGGGGTGATGTTCGAGAACTGCGATCTGAGCATGGCGGATCTGAAGAGAATAAAGGCGACGGGTGTGTATCTCACCAACACAAGCCTCTCCGGAGCTGATCTGCGGGACTCTGAGCTTTACTCGGTAGGATTTACAAATGTCGATCTGCGCGGAGCCAGGCTCGATGGCATAAGGTACGACAGACCGACGCTCGAGAGCCTGGCGCAGCAGAACCTCGACGGGGTGAGCATGAGCGATGATCTCAGGAGGGATATCGAGAGGGTCAGGAACGAAGCATCCTGA
- a CDS encoding Nre family DNA repair protein: MSVRCITCKGRGLCGRPVCPLLIKLEELAGLPRIGNRLAGESPPEIFVGRHGYPLVRAGPLLPIGSSPEQPALDIVKIISHRTRMIRSELEIHVHDAKDPGRLLESAQQIAMSSRPVETEVSFVKPPEGRMLFDGVLSPMGPGGRIEDMDITGNPFVPRKVDQIVGDTDVKAASAVYELYSSSICIDHISRLLSIGLLGRDRRLVPTRWAITASDDIIGNALRSRVLDMPELGGYELYSGGILGNHFQIILMPGAYSFELIEIWHPGSAWSPERLWIGSDREGTTERRSYSPLAGGYYAARLPVLEHLLRMKRQAGVLALREITEEYWAPLGVWVVRDTARAALASRPLRFETLEEAIRSAESRMRTKSSAWKHHSKSFSRQTTLSSFFAAQSAEDLR, from the coding sequence ATGTCGGTAAGATGTATCACGTGCAAGGGGCGCGGCCTCTGCGGCCGGCCTGTGTGTCCGCTGCTGATAAAGCTCGAGGAGCTTGCAGGCCTGCCGAGAATAGGGAATCGACTCGCAGGAGAGTCCCCGCCTGAGATCTTCGTCGGAAGGCACGGATACCCGCTTGTGAGAGCAGGTCCTCTTCTGCCGATTGGCAGCTCACCTGAGCAGCCTGCGCTTGATATCGTCAAAATAATATCTCACAGAACCAGGATGATCAGGTCGGAGCTTGAGATACACGTCCACGATGCAAAAGATCCTGGAAGGCTTCTGGAGAGCGCCCAGCAGATAGCGATGTCCAGCAGGCCTGTGGAGACCGAGGTCTCTTTCGTCAAACCCCCTGAGGGGAGAATGCTCTTCGATGGCGTCCTCTCCCCGATGGGCCCGGGCGGCAGGATCGAGGACATGGATATCACAGGCAACCCATTTGTCCCCAGGAAGGTCGATCAGATCGTGGGCGATACAGATGTAAAGGCGGCATCTGCAGTCTATGAGCTCTACAGCTCCTCGATCTGCATCGACCACATCTCACGTCTCCTCTCTATAGGTCTTCTTGGGCGCGACCGCAGGCTTGTTCCAACGCGATGGGCGATAACGGCATCAGACGACATCATAGGAAACGCTCTGCGCAGCCGTGTTCTTGATATGCCCGAGCTTGGGGGATACGAGCTCTACTCTGGGGGCATCCTCGGAAACCACTTCCAGATAATTCTAATGCCTGGGGCGTATTCTTTTGAGCTCATAGAGATTTGGCATCCGGGATCCGCATGGTCCCCAGAGCGTCTCTGGATAGGATCCGATCGAGAGGGAACCACTGAGAGACGATCGTACAGCCCGCTTGCAGGCGGGTATTACGCTGCACGCCTGCCGGTGCTCGAGCACCTTCTCCGGATGAAGAGACAGGCTGGTGTCCTGGCGCTCAGGGAGATCACGGAGGAGTACTGGGCGCCCCTGGGCGTATGGGTCGTGAGAGACACAGCTAGAGCAGCCCTGGCATCACGCCCCCTCAGGTTCGAGACCCTGGAGGAGGCGATCAGATCCGCGGAGAGCAGGATGAGGACTAAGTCGAGCGCATGGAAGCATCACTCGAAATCCTTCTCCCGCCAGACCACCCTATCATCCTTCTTCGCCGCACAGAGCGCGGAAGATCTGCGGTGA
- a CDS encoding B12-binding domain-containing radical SAM protein gives MRVLLLASPVVQPDFDRIARIPDLGLVSLAAAIDDLCDVHVADLHGIKDPDEFVRRHANRYDLIGLTAMSFQYARALELARIAKDAGAEVVIGGYHPTLFYREIGSSSDLMLIDYIVRGEGERTFRELVQALIRGSQLDDVPGLSYRFGSEMKHNPPRALLNPEEIEMPNRDARLIRDGFYAFDVPVDSVETSRGCTQGCKFCSINSMYGRSFRKFEIKRVIEDIQDAEEHGAGSIFFPDDNITLDVKRLEAICDAIIDAGLTHLRYKTQASASGIASSERLVKKMGEAGFDGVFLGVESASKRNLQFFGKGRMSDHAERAVRYLHDNDIIVSTGLIGGNPDDTAEDMWANFHLARQLKVDFPIFYINTPYPKTPMREELERMGLITNNDFRFYDGLHANVRTKHLSAEEVQYITWEMNARYYNWEWFKYNKVKRLYPRWFAREALRLAPIYAKRKLELLLRIKSRRDMFREDLARGELCKGVA, from the coding sequence ATGCGCGTTCTGCTTCTTGCCTCGCCGGTGGTGCAGCCGGACTTCGACAGGATCGCGAGGATACCCGACCTCGGCCTGGTCTCGCTTGCAGCCGCAATCGATGATCTGTGTGATGTGCATGTCGCAGATCTCCACGGCATAAAAGACCCGGATGAATTTGTGAGAAGGCATGCGAACCGCTACGATCTGATAGGGCTCACAGCGATGAGCTTTCAGTATGCAAGGGCCCTCGAGCTCGCCAGGATAGCCAAGGATGCGGGGGCGGAGGTCGTGATCGGCGGATACCACCCCACGCTCTTCTACAGGGAGATAGGATCGAGCAGCGATTTGATGCTCATAGACTACATAGTCCGCGGTGAGGGTGAGAGGACCTTCAGGGAGCTGGTGCAGGCTCTGATCAGGGGCAGCCAGCTCGATGATGTTCCTGGTCTCTCCTACAGATTTGGCTCGGAGATGAAGCACAACCCTCCGAGAGCTCTGCTCAATCCTGAGGAGATCGAGATGCCAAACAGGGATGCTCGCCTGATCAGAGATGGTTTCTATGCGTTTGATGTCCCTGTTGACTCCGTGGAGACGAGCAGGGGGTGCACACAGGGATGCAAGTTCTGCTCGATAAACAGCATGTACGGCAGGAGCTTCCGCAAGTTTGAGATCAAGAGGGTCATTGAGGACATACAGGATGCGGAGGAGCACGGCGCAGGCTCGATATTCTTCCCCGATGACAACATCACTCTTGATGTGAAAAGATTGGAGGCGATATGCGATGCCATCATAGACGCAGGTCTAACGCATCTCAGGTACAAGACGCAGGCATCTGCATCAGGCATCGCCTCCAGTGAGAGGCTCGTTAAAAAGATGGGCGAGGCAGGTTTCGATGGTGTATTCCTTGGCGTTGAGAGCGCCAGCAAGAGGAACCTCCAGTTTTTCGGAAAGGGCAGGATGTCGGATCATGCAGAGCGTGCTGTGAGATACCTCCACGATAACGACATCATCGTATCCACAGGGCTCATCGGCGGAAATCCAGATGACACTGCAGAGGACATGTGGGCGAACTTCCACCTCGCAAGACAGCTAAAAGTCGATTTTCCCATATTTTATATCAACACACCTTACCCCAAGACCCCGATGCGCGAGGAACTGGAGCGGATGGGGCTGATAACGAACAACGACTTCAGGTTCTACGATGGTCTTCACGCCAATGTACGCACAAAGCACTTGAGCGCTGAGGAGGTGCAGTATATCACGTGGGAGATGAACGCCAGGTACTACAACTGGGAGTGGTTCAAGTACAACAAGGTCAAGAGGCTTTATCCGAGGTGGTTCGCGAGGGAGGCCCTGCGGCTCGCCCCGATCTACGCGAAAAGAAAGCTCGAGCTCCTCCTGAGGATAAAGAGCAGAAGAGATATGTTTCGGGAGGACCTGGCGCGGGGGGAGCTGTGCAAGGGTGTGGCGTGA
- a CDS encoding B12-binding domain-containing radical SAM protein — MAPRVLFTTVYKNDDEPYDYIGSNSRSRWFRFYWPRIQSFGLRFLKQNIPELEILEYPTWEEYLRKLDEGWDVVGFSFYLNETHEILEMVEAARARGINELWAGNYGALTPEIQDRFDRVFVGYAEHQVAPYFGRRIEKVVHPPLIEYLSTPFGLKLNIYGILFTTRGCGVGCKFCQTPCFAPKPTPIPLESIERVVNYYKKNNINVVIIEDENFGANRRHADRVVEILDEYDMVWGCMARADYLREKIDEWVTMRRRVARRDGSARRMVSGFAGAAIGIENLHQERLDDIKKREGVEDIVETIKLLQSHGMGTVGYYMIGFEDDTVRSIDEDVKRVADLKLDITQICVLTPLPQTQLWNEIQERYGIFDHDYHHFDGKHLVWNHPNITPKEMEEVLDRSLKRVYPWTAPLRTSARVWRNAYRYAGLQGIREVFSYITRANSFDFETKVPRLLV, encoded by the coding sequence ATGGCCCCAAGGGTGCTCTTCACAACCGTCTACAAGAACGATGACGAGCCCTATGACTACATAGGCTCCAACTCCAGGAGCAGATGGTTTAGATTCTACTGGCCCAGGATACAGTCATTCGGACTCAGGTTTCTGAAGCAGAATATCCCCGAGCTGGAGATCCTGGAGTACCCGACATGGGAGGAGTATCTTCGCAAGCTTGATGAGGGCTGGGATGTCGTTGGCTTCTCATTTTACCTCAACGAGACGCATGAGATTCTCGAGATGGTCGAGGCCGCGAGGGCCAGGGGGATAAACGAGCTTTGGGCCGGAAACTACGGCGCCCTGACACCTGAGATACAGGACAGATTCGACAGGGTCTTTGTGGGATACGCTGAGCACCAGGTGGCTCCGTATTTCGGGAGAAGGATAGAGAAGGTGGTACATCCTCCTCTGATCGAGTACCTCTCCACACCCTTCGGGCTGAAGCTCAACATCTACGGAATCCTCTTCACAACAAGGGGGTGTGGGGTTGGATGCAAGTTCTGTCAGACCCCATGCTTCGCGCCAAAGCCAACGCCGATACCCCTTGAGAGCATCGAGAGGGTAGTGAACTACTACAAGAAGAACAACATCAACGTGGTGATAATAGAGGACGAGAACTTCGGGGCGAACAGGAGGCATGCGGACAGGGTCGTTGAGATTCTGGATGAGTACGACATGGTCTGGGGATGCATGGCCAGGGCTGATTACCTCAGAGAGAAGATAGACGAGTGGGTGACGATGAGGCGGCGCGTGGCCAGGCGCGATGGCAGCGCGCGCAGGATGGTGAGCGGCTTTGCAGGCGCTGCCATCGGGATCGAGAACCTCCACCAGGAGCGCCTGGATGACATAAAGAAGCGCGAGGGCGTCGAGGATATTGTGGAGACGATAAAGCTCCTTCAGAGCCACGGCATGGGCACTGTAGGCTATTACATGATCGGATTTGAGGATGACACCGTGAGATCGATAGACGAAGATGTAAAGAGGGTCGCGGATCTGAAGCTCGATATCACCCAGATATGCGTGCTCACGCCGCTGCCTCAGACGCAGCTCTGGAACGAGATCCAGGAGCGCTACGGCATATTCGATCACGATTACCATCACTTCGACGGAAAGCATCTGGTCTGGAATCATCCCAATATAACCCCAAAGGAGATGGAGGAGGTCCTCGACAGATCCCTCAAACGCGTCTACCCCTGGACAGCACCGCTGAGAACATCCGCGCGAGTGTGGAGGAATGCGTACCGGTACGCTGGATTGCAGGGAATCCGCGAGGTCTTCTCATACATAACAAGAGCGAACAGCTTTGACTTCGAGACGAAGGTCCCCAGGCTTCTGGTATGA
- a CDS encoding DUF2284 domain-containing protein: MTDRQSLRIDLDEVLSKLKDIHQDIRLISTGIVVVGEWVRWKCRYGCRAYGKHLCCPPYAPSPEETKRMLEDYDFAVLARFLPTPTPGYEPRRLHHYLWNSLTSLHKTIFELERQAFLMGCYKAFGMGAMPCTFCETCVAEEKIAKGESPAPADAVLCRHKEMMRPSLEACGIDVFATLRNAGYDLKVLRSYQERFSLFGMVLLD, translated from the coding sequence ATGACAGACCGACAAAGCCTCAGGATCGATCTCGACGAAGTGCTCAGCAAACTCAAAGATATCCATCAGGACATCAGGCTGATCTCCACAGGAATCGTGGTCGTGGGCGAGTGGGTCAGGTGGAAGTGCAGGTACGGGTGCAGGGCGTACGGCAAGCATCTCTGCTGCCCGCCGTACGCTCCGTCTCCCGAGGAGACGAAGAGAATGCTCGAAGATTATGATTTCGCAGTGTTGGCAAGGTTCTTGCCCACGCCCACACCCGGCTATGAGCCCAGGAGGCTTCACCACTACCTCTGGAACTCACTCACATCGCTCCACAAAACCATATTCGAGCTTGAGCGCCAGGCATTTCTGATGGGCTGCTACAAGGCATTCGGCATGGGCGCGATGCCATGCACATTCTGCGAGACGTGTGTCGCGGAGGAGAAGATCGCCAAGGGAGAGTCGCCTGCACCCGCGGACGCGGTTCTATGCAGGCACAAGGAGATGATGCGACCGTCGCTTGAGGCCTGCGGCATAGATGTCTTCGCCACACTGAGAAACGCCGGCTACGATCTCAAGGTTCTGAGATCATATCAGGAGCGCTTCAGCCTCTTCGGGATGGTGCTCCTGGACTGA
- a CDS encoding SAM hydrolase/SAM-dependent halogenase family protein, producing MAMEMVSMGRVITFLTDFGSFYLSQMKGVILQRTKDVVFVEISTDIPPQDVRSGAFALMVASRYFPRGTIHIAVVDPGVGTERAAICVESGGHVFIGPDNGILMPAAYALGSPVAWVLDVPEGASPTFHGRDVFAPAAAEIACGTHPEDMGIPFEPKDLDLGSPRVVANGVETTVIHIDNFGNVVLNMKSVPDSDMRLMGRRLKRVRTYGEAGWNESLITLGSHGFAEIAVNGGSAAKLFGLSTGDKIVLEDVSCSE from the coding sequence ATGGCTATGGAGATGGTATCGATGGGCAGGGTGATAACCTTCCTTACGGACTTCGGCTCATTCTATCTCTCACAGATGAAGGGAGTGATACTTCAGAGAACAAAAGATGTCGTCTTTGTGGAGATCTCCACGGATATACCACCGCAGGATGTCAGGAGCGGCGCGTTCGCGCTCATGGTCGCCTCCAGGTACTTCCCGCGGGGCACGATACACATCGCTGTTGTCGATCCTGGCGTCGGCACAGAGCGCGCTGCGATATGCGTGGAGAGCGGAGGTCATGTATTTATCGGCCCGGACAATGGGATTCTGATGCCAGCAGCTTATGCCCTCGGATCGCCTGTCGCCTGGGTGCTTGATGTACCAGAAGGGGCATCTCCGACATTCCACGGCAGGGACGTCTTCGCGCCTGCTGCCGCTGAAATAGCGTGCGGCACGCATCCAGAGGATATGGGCATACCATTCGAACCAAAAGACCTCGACCTCGGATCTCCCAGGGTTGTCGCGAACGGAGTCGAGACGACTGTCATCCACATAGACAACTTCGGAAATGTGGTACTCAATATGAAAAGCGTTCCTGATAGTGATATGCGCCTGATGGGCCGCAGACTCAAACGCGTCCGGACATATGGGGAAGCCGGATGGAACGAATCTCTTATAACTCTTGGAAGCCATGGGTTTGCAGAAATAGCGGTCAACGGCGGGAGTGCCGCGAAGCTCTTCGGCCTCTCCACCGGAGACAAAATCGTGCTGGAGGATGTGAGTTGTTCGGAATAG